In Leucobacter insecticola, one DNA window encodes the following:
- a CDS encoding sodium:proton exchanger, producing the protein MPRTLVRRIILCAALAAPALVLRFTGIDVAPVVNMLLFGAAIVAAAFLLAWAAEAAQKDISGALAIALLALIAVLPEYAVDLYYAFRSGSDPEFLHYAAANMTGSNRLLLGFGWPLVALVALLFARRAARRVSRRGRIRSPRSLVLPTASRLDIGFLAILAVVAFAIPLMGSIPLWFGIALILMFALYLWRAGRTGGDEEAEFVGAAAQIAAMPARIRRITVLGLFLGSATIILLSAEPFAEALVASGTVLGIDSYFLVQWLAPLASEAPEFIIAVMFAVRGMGAAAIGTLIASKVNQWSLLVGSLPLAHLAGGGPASLLLDARQIEEFTLTATQTLLGVAMIVALRFHWGSALGLASLFALQFAITDTTGRYVLSAIQAVLAIGYLVAHRRTILPALRAPFRRPAAPQPVELDPPAPRLPPPSPGRGPGCLE; encoded by the coding sequence ATGCCCCGCACGCTCGTGCGCCGAATCATTCTGTGCGCCGCGCTGGCAGCACCTGCGCTCGTGCTTCGTTTCACAGGCATCGATGTTGCGCCCGTCGTCAACATGTTGCTCTTCGGCGCTGCGATCGTTGCGGCGGCGTTCTTGCTTGCCTGGGCCGCAGAGGCCGCGCAGAAAGACATCTCGGGTGCCCTCGCGATCGCGCTCCTTGCGCTCATCGCTGTGCTTCCCGAGTATGCGGTCGATCTCTACTACGCATTTCGCTCAGGATCCGATCCCGAGTTCCTGCACTACGCCGCGGCGAATATGACGGGATCCAATCGTCTCCTGCTGGGATTCGGGTGGCCGCTCGTCGCCCTTGTCGCGCTTCTCTTTGCTCGTCGCGCCGCTCGACGGGTCAGTCGACGGGGCAGAATTCGTTCCCCACGCTCGCTGGTTCTTCCCACCGCGAGCCGACTCGACATCGGTTTCTTGGCAATTCTCGCCGTCGTAGCGTTCGCAATCCCGCTCATGGGGAGCATTCCGCTGTGGTTCGGGATCGCGCTCATTCTGATGTTCGCGCTGTATCTCTGGCGCGCAGGCCGCACAGGCGGTGACGAGGAAGCTGAATTCGTGGGTGCCGCCGCACAGATTGCCGCGATGCCCGCTCGCATTCGTCGGATCACCGTGCTGGGACTCTTTCTCGGATCCGCGACCATCATCTTGCTCTCGGCAGAACCGTTTGCGGAAGCGCTCGTTGCCTCGGGCACTGTTCTCGGCATCGACAGCTATTTCTTGGTGCAGTGGCTCGCTCCCCTAGCTTCCGAGGCACCCGAGTTCATCATCGCCGTGATGTTTGCGGTTCGCGGTATGGGGGCAGCAGCGATCGGCACACTCATCGCTTCCAAGGTGAATCAGTGGAGCCTGCTCGTTGGCTCGCTCCCCCTCGCACATCTTGCCGGGGGCGGGCCCGCCTCTCTGCTGCTTGACGCGCGCCAGATCGAGGAGTTCACGCTGACCGCGACACAAACACTGCTCGGCGTTGCGATGATCGTGGCGCTTCGCTTTCACTGGGGGTCTGCGCTGGGGCTCGCATCGCTCTTCGCCCTGCAATTCGCCATCACCGACACGACCGGGCGCTACGTGCTCAGCGCGATCCAAGCAGTGCTCGCGATCGGCTATCTCGTCGCTCACCGGCGCACGATCCTGCCGGCCCTGCGTGCGCCGTTCCGAAGGCCTGCCGCACCGCAGCCCGTGGAGCTTGACCCGCCTGCCCCGCGCCTGCCCCCGCCCTCACCCGGTAGAGGCCCGGGCTGCCTAGAATGA
- a CDS encoding metal-dependent transcriptional regulator — MSQAPVTRMVEDYLTLIWKAYEWPGGEPTTTDMAAQLGVTASSVSANLKKLARDGFIEYEPYGRITLTEIGSQLAIGIVRRHRIIETYLVKQLGLSWDQVHDEADQLEHAVSEVVLARMDEVLGWPTEDPHGDPIPRLEGDTPEPDTVPLLDAQRNVALEVARVSDRSPDVLRYLHARGVTVGARLEVLEVALAVGTVSVAIGSEETGAGQTDITSASAAAIRVRIAR, encoded by the coding sequence ATGTCACAGGCACCTGTCACCCGCATGGTTGAGGATTACCTCACCCTCATTTGGAAAGCCTACGAGTGGCCCGGCGGCGAGCCCACCACCACCGATATGGCGGCCCAGCTGGGCGTGACCGCTTCATCGGTATCCGCCAACCTGAAGAAGCTCGCCCGCGACGGCTTCATCGAATACGAGCCTTACGGTCGCATCACACTCACCGAGATCGGATCCCAACTCGCCATCGGCATCGTGCGACGGCACCGGATCATTGAAACCTATCTCGTGAAGCAACTTGGGCTGAGCTGGGACCAGGTGCATGACGAGGCGGATCAGCTCGAGCACGCGGTCTCTGAGGTGGTGCTCGCCCGCATGGACGAGGTGCTCGGCTGGCCAACCGAGGATCCCCACGGTGACCCGATCCCGCGGCTTGAGGGCGACACACCCGAACCCGACACGGTGCCTCTGCTGGATGCGCAGCGAAACGTCGCTTTGGAAGTGGCGCGGGTGTCTGACCGTTCACCCGACGTGCTTCGCTACCTCCACGCTCGCGGCGTCACTGTCGGCGCGAGACTCGAAGTTTTGGAGGTTGCGCTGGCTGTTGGCACCGTGTCTGTCGCGATTGGGTCTGAGGAGACCGGGGCCGGCCAGACCGACATTACCAGTGCGAGCGCTGCCGCGATACGGGTGAGGATCGCGCGCTAG
- a CDS encoding putative immunity protein: MILPTVRDLRLITIRRGGSLSDAHHQLLARWAASRAEHVLPLFETEHPDDQRPRLAVEAAQSWASGGMKMMQARAVGGHAMGAARPLRGAARFVTYAAGQAACVPHVAKHDLGAAAYAIKAVRAAVSPADEIEAGAREQDWQRQQLPKEVRELVLEDQARRNDICWSVF; the protein is encoded by the coding sequence ATGATCCTTCCCACGGTCCGCGATTTACGACTCATCACGATCCGGCGCGGCGGTTCCCTGAGCGATGCGCATCATCAGCTTCTCGCCCGCTGGGCCGCATCCCGCGCGGAACACGTACTGCCACTGTTCGAAACTGAGCACCCCGACGACCAGCGACCCCGGCTCGCCGTAGAGGCCGCCCAGAGCTGGGCGTCCGGCGGGATGAAGATGATGCAGGCCCGAGCCGTCGGCGGTCACGCAATGGGTGCGGCCAGGCCCCTTCGCGGTGCAGCGCGTTTCGTCACATACGCGGCGGGACAGGCCGCGTGTGTGCCCCACGTCGCTAAACACGATTTGGGCGCAGCCGCCTACGCGATCAAAGCAGTACGCGCCGCGGTCTCACCCGCCGATGAAATCGAGGCTGGTGCTCGCGAGCAAGACTGGCAACGGCAACAACTTCCGAAGGAAGTGCGCGAACTCGTGCTCGAAGACCAGGCACGGCGCAACGACATCTGCTGGAGCGTCTTCTAG
- a CDS encoding InlB B-repeat-containing protein: MSTEGDIYTWGDNAWGQIGDGTTTARLTPTKISLPIGVKAESIGGYFGAFYATGSDGQIYTWGQGANGKLGQSTAHNVMQPTVIDAEPKLVSIRFGDNAATNTSMSEGTWTATSPSGCGAAQITASWFQFDTQPTGQKIVKTNDYDFVWGSAPAVTSTPQDAAVTAGSNVTLTSSATGDPAPTVKWQRSSTAQGPWTDVSGQTSTTLTYGPTATEWVRAVFTNCVTQVATNPAKVSLLYSVTFNAQNGSAATTAMVADGGLLILPEAPTLAGYSFVGWATTADGATMFDPSTPVTGDLTLYAQWANVVHTVTFDAQNGSATTTAAVADGGTVMFPTVPSRPGYAFAGWATDPAGTTMFDPSSNITSDLTLYGQWTKDAAKYMISFDPQGGSAVASVEVVEGEVVALPEAPSRTGYTFAGWTTDAAGENAFDASMPVTGNMTLYGQWKKSTTSPGGGSGGGESGNGGDLTGNGGGGGQQTGNGNSEAGNASSAPNGRNLAATGGDPMVLFGVGALALVGSALGSILLLRRRQENG; the protein is encoded by the coding sequence ATCTCCACCGAAGGTGACATTTACACTTGGGGCGACAACGCCTGGGGGCAGATCGGTGACGGAACCACAACGGCCCGACTCACTCCGACGAAGATTTCTTTGCCTATCGGAGTGAAGGCAGAGAGCATCGGTGGCTATTTTGGAGCGTTCTACGCAACAGGCTCCGATGGCCAAATCTACACCTGGGGGCAAGGGGCTAACGGAAAGCTTGGTCAGAGTACCGCGCACAACGTGATGCAGCCTACGGTGATTGACGCCGAACCCAAGCTGGTGTCAATTCGCTTCGGAGACAACGCGGCGACCAACACCTCGATGAGTGAAGGTACCTGGACAGCGACGTCGCCCTCTGGGTGCGGCGCGGCGCAGATCACGGCTAGCTGGTTCCAATTCGATACTCAGCCGACGGGCCAGAAAATTGTCAAGACCAATGACTACGACTTCGTTTGGGGCTCTGCACCAGCGGTGACCTCTACGCCGCAGGATGCCGCCGTTACTGCGGGCAGCAACGTGACGCTTACGAGCAGTGCGACGGGAGATCCCGCTCCAACTGTGAAGTGGCAAAGGTCAAGCACAGCGCAGGGTCCGTGGACAGACGTTTCGGGCCAAACCTCCACAACCTTGACCTATGGACCCACCGCAACTGAGTGGGTACGAGCGGTGTTCACTAACTGCGTGACACAAGTAGCTACGAACCCGGCAAAGGTCTCCCTTTTGTACTCGGTAACCTTCAACGCGCAGAACGGTTCAGCTGCCACAACGGCGATGGTCGCGGATGGCGGGCTCCTGATACTTCCCGAAGCACCTACGCTTGCTGGCTACAGCTTTGTGGGCTGGGCCACAACTGCTGACGGCGCGACGATGTTCGACCCTTCGACTCCAGTGACGGGTGACCTGACACTCTATGCACAGTGGGCGAACGTCGTACATACCGTAACCTTTGACGCCCAGAACGGTTCTGCTACGACTACCGCTGCCGTCGCTGATGGAGGCACGGTAATGTTCCCCACGGTCCCATCGCGTCCGGGCTACGCCTTCGCTGGCTGGGCCACAGATCCTGCCGGAACGACCATGTTTGATCCGAGTTCCAATATCACGAGCGACCTAACACTGTACGGCCAGTGGACAAAGGATGCCGCGAAGTACATGATCTCGTTTGACCCTCAGGGCGGTTCAGCCGTCGCATCTGTCGAGGTCGTGGAAGGCGAAGTAGTCGCTCTTCCTGAAGCTCCGTCTCGCACAGGGTATACCTTCGCAGGGTGGACGACTGATGCCGCAGGCGAGAACGCTTTTGACGCTTCGATGCCGGTCACAGGAAACATGACCCTGTACGGGCAGTGGAAAAAGAGCACCACTAGCCCAGGCGGCGGCAGTGGTGGCGGTGAAAGCGGGAACGGCGGCGACCTAACCGGGAACGGCGGTGGCGGAGGCCAGCAAACTGGGAACGGGAATAGCGAAGCTGGCAACGCCAGCTCAGCACCGAACGGGAGAAACCTCGCAGCTACGGGCGGAGACCCCATGGTTCTGTTTGGGGTCGGGGCGCTCGCCCTCGTGGGTTCCGCACTGGGCAGTATCCTGTTGCTTCGTCGTCGCCAGGAAAACGGCTGA
- a CDS encoding RCC1 domain-containing protein: MFSILIAGGFVKVRSARAIVQSLSTLGIVALMTVGLVPASNAQAAATPDSGISAGGTVVTGTVSPVVHLSQPSAGSQWVVTMGDDGNVYAWGRQDNGAFNPASKQWQRPTLMTNASDKGFTRVIAGSTTAYGLSTSGEVFAWGSNSYGQIGDGTVGTSTSTVPDPVKVQLPDGVIVDVISASGQNVLVIGSDGITYAWGTNSNGQIGDGAVGGNRPLPTPVQMPTGVTFTSVVSGGTSSYGLGSDGRVYAWGLNASGQLGDGTTTNRSVPVEVKLPLDKTYVEIAASPLVGGFARADDGSVYAWGANDKGQLGIGTTSNRQATPHRFLFPRESRSLSSRTALPPASEQSPPKVTFTLGATTPGGRSVTEPQRPDSLRRRFLCLSE, translated from the coding sequence ATGTTCAGCATTTTGATAGCCGGGGGTTTTGTGAAAGTACGTTCTGCGCGCGCCATTGTCCAGTCATTGTCGACGCTTGGAATCGTCGCGTTGATGACAGTTGGGTTGGTCCCAGCCAGCAACGCCCAAGCGGCGGCGACACCGGATTCGGGGATCTCTGCGGGCGGAACCGTGGTCACGGGCACCGTCAGCCCAGTCGTTCACCTGAGCCAGCCCTCTGCGGGTTCGCAATGGGTAGTGACGATGGGTGACGATGGAAACGTCTATGCCTGGGGCCGCCAAGATAACGGTGCGTTCAACCCTGCCAGCAAGCAGTGGCAACGACCGACGCTGATGACGAATGCATCCGACAAGGGATTCACGAGAGTTATTGCTGGCAGCACAACTGCATACGGCCTCTCTACATCGGGTGAGGTCTTCGCCTGGGGCAGCAACAGCTATGGGCAGATTGGTGACGGAACTGTTGGCACCAGTACCTCTACCGTTCCCGACCCAGTCAAAGTGCAGTTACCCGACGGTGTGATCGTTGATGTCATCTCAGCGAGCGGCCAAAACGTTCTCGTGATCGGGTCTGACGGAATCACGTACGCCTGGGGCACCAACTCTAACGGACAGATTGGAGATGGTGCAGTTGGCGGCAACCGTCCGCTGCCTACACCCGTCCAGATGCCCACTGGAGTTACTTTCACCAGTGTGGTGAGTGGAGGGACCAGTTCGTACGGCCTTGGCTCAGATGGCCGAGTCTACGCCTGGGGGCTCAACGCCTCAGGACAGCTCGGCGACGGTACCACAACGAACCGAAGCGTTCCGGTGGAAGTAAAACTTCCCCTCGATAAGACCTATGTAGAAATTGCAGCTTCACCTTTGGTTGGTGGCTTCGCACGTGCCGACGACGGCAGTGTCTATGCGTGGGGAGCCAATGACAAAGGACAGTTGGGTATTGGCACCACATCCAATCGACAAGCTACCCCGCACAGGTTCTTGTTCCCGCGGGAGTCACGTTCGCTAAGTTCGCGAACGGCGCTTCCCCCAGCTTCGGAGCAATCTCCACCGAAGGTGACATTTACACTTGGGGCGACAACGCCTGGGGGCAGATCGGTGACGGAACCACAACGGCCCGACTCACTCCGACGAAGATTTCTTTGCCTATCGGAGTGA
- a CDS encoding helix-turn-helix domain-containing protein: MTGEVEVRVIQLACSSPPEGYERWSLRFLEKHVVLTNTIPDLDHSTIGRILQKRNFALT, encoded by the coding sequence GTGACCGGCGAGGTCGAAGTGCGAGTCATCCAGCTGGCGTGCAGCAGTCCGCCGGAGGGGTACGAACGGTGGAGCCTGCGGTTCCTGGAGAAGCATGTCGTGCTGACCAACACGATCCCCGACCTGGATCACTCAACCATCGGGCGGATCCTACAAAAACGGAACTTCGCCCTCACCTGA
- a CDS encoding HigA family addiction module antitoxin, with product MSTPMAAEVFPAGEHLADELDARGWTQADFAEILGRPAQFVSEIISGKKEITRESAAQIAAALGTSAEFWLKLQDSYLLWKQAQDTRTRESLDAVKTRARLRELAPVALLRKRGFITASDPDGQSKEVLHLFGMQSLEEELTVRFAARRSNTDEAVTVLQQAWVACVKASARELQVAPYSRDRLRELAEQLSERARNPEEFAAFQASFAEVGVKLIYVEAFPGGKLDGCALIVDETPVIGISGRWKRLDKVLFTILHETAHVLLGHVSEDGGVIIDDLSEESQDEETEADRLAGELAISGPLPVVPERPSVTWAQTHADALGVHPITLIGRLQNDGLLSWKTTLVRDAPNVTDQLERWTALVPV from the coding sequence ATGAGTACGCCTATGGCTGCCGAGGTGTTCCCGGCCGGGGAACACCTGGCTGACGAACTCGACGCACGCGGCTGGACTCAGGCCGACTTTGCGGAGATTCTGGGACGACCAGCACAGTTCGTCTCCGAGATCATCTCCGGCAAGAAGGAGATCACTCGCGAGTCCGCCGCGCAGATCGCGGCCGCGCTCGGAACAAGCGCAGAGTTCTGGCTCAAACTTCAGGACTCTTATCTCCTCTGGAAGCAAGCACAGGACACGCGTACCAGGGAGAGCCTTGACGCCGTAAAGACCCGCGCCAGGTTGCGCGAGTTAGCACCGGTCGCCTTGCTGAGGAAGCGTGGCTTCATCACCGCGTCTGATCCAGACGGCCAATCGAAAGAGGTCCTTCACCTCTTCGGGATGCAAAGCCTTGAGGAGGAGCTGACGGTTAGATTCGCCGCCAGGCGAAGCAACACGGACGAAGCAGTGACAGTGCTTCAGCAAGCCTGGGTGGCGTGCGTCAAGGCCAGCGCGCGCGAGCTGCAGGTTGCGCCATACTCCCGTGATCGGCTTCGAGAGCTGGCCGAGCAACTCTCGGAAAGGGCACGCAACCCGGAGGAGTTCGCTGCCTTCCAAGCGTCTTTCGCGGAAGTCGGAGTGAAGTTGATCTACGTTGAAGCGTTCCCTGGAGGGAAGCTCGATGGGTGCGCGCTGATCGTCGATGAGACCCCCGTGATTGGTATCTCGGGTCGATGGAAGCGGTTGGACAAAGTGCTCTTTACCATCCTCCACGAGACCGCCCATGTTCTGCTGGGTCACGTCTCAGAGGACGGGGGAGTCATTATTGATGACCTATCTGAGGAGAGCCAGGACGAGGAGACGGAAGCAGATCGGCTCGCTGGAGAACTGGCTATCTCAGGACCACTCCCTGTCGTTCCCGAACGGCCAAGCGTGACTTGGGCGCAGACACACGCGGACGCATTGGGTGTGCATCCAATCACGCTGATCGGCAGGCTCCAGAACGATGGTCTGCTGTCGTGGAAAACTACCCTCGTTCGCGACGCGCCTAACGTTACCGATCAGCTCGAACGATGGACGGCACTCGTCCCAGTCTGA
- a CDS encoding type II toxin-antitoxin system RelE/ParE family toxin yields the protein MERLRVVFEDDDLRRLAEDASYAPRRWGADIIKAYRKKIQVLRAATDERDLYAMRSLRLEQLKGNRAGTSSIRLNDQFRLIIKFETDDDGRMVIVIEMVDYH from the coding sequence GTGGAGCGCTTGCGTGTCGTCTTCGAGGATGATGATCTTCGGCGTCTGGCCGAAGATGCGTCCTATGCGCCACGGCGCTGGGGTGCAGACATCATCAAGGCGTACCGGAAGAAGATCCAGGTACTGCGCGCGGCCACTGACGAACGAGACCTATATGCGATGCGGTCCCTCCGGTTGGAGCAGCTCAAGGGCAACCGGGCCGGAACCTCATCCATCCGCCTGAATGACCAGTTCAGGCTCATCATCAAGTTCGAAACGGATGACGACGGCCGGATGGTCATCGTCATCGAGATGGTTGATTACCACTGA
- a CDS encoding DUF1883 domain-containing protein, whose protein sequence is MAGQNFIKYHWTRLEKGATVVVTLSTWANVRLMDSTNFNAYKNGRRHRFVGGLVKKSPFRITVPALAVGI, encoded by the coding sequence GTGGCGGGGCAGAACTTCATCAAATACCACTGGACTCGACTGGAGAAGGGTGCGACCGTTGTAGTCACCCTGAGCACCTGGGCAAACGTCCGTCTCATGGACAGCACCAACTTCAACGCTTACAAAAATGGGCGGCGCCATCGTTTTGTCGGCGGACTAGTCAAGAAGTCGCCGTTCCGAATTACCGTCCCCGCTCTGGCAGTTGGTATCTAA
- a CDS encoding toll/interleukin-1 receptor domain-containing protein encodes MGLKATSIRHSATVEPPPLPTAKSAPLMSLSGIQHERPPIIPDDDGETWDVFISHASEDKQAVAEPLALELRNRGLKVWLDKTELRIGDSLRRKIDFGLAHSTFGVVVLSRSFFAKGWPQYELDGIIGMSVNGDQRMLPIWHEISRDEIAARSPSLVDKIARNTAIHTVAEIAEEIADVVQDVGN; translated from the coding sequence ATGGGACTCAAGGCGACGAGCATCCGGCACTCCGCCACGGTCGAACCGCCACCGCTCCCGACTGCGAAGTCTGCACCCTTGATGTCGCTGAGCGGAATCCAGCATGAGCGTCCACCAATCATTCCTGACGATGACGGAGAAACCTGGGACGTGTTCATCTCACACGCCAGTGAGGATAAGCAGGCAGTCGCAGAACCGCTCGCCCTCGAACTTCGCAATCGAGGCCTCAAAGTATGGCTCGACAAGACGGAGCTACGAATTGGGGACAGCTTGCGTCGAAAGATTGATTTCGGCCTCGCTCACAGCACGTTCGGCGTCGTCGTCCTCTCAAGATCCTTCTTCGCCAAGGGGTGGCCTCAGTACGAACTGGACGGCATCATCGGGATGAGCGTCAACGGAGATCAACGGATGCTCCCCATCTGGCATGAGATTTCTCGGGACGAGATCGCCGCAAGATCACCCTCCCTTGTAGACAAGATCGCGCGCAACACCGCGATTCACACCGTGGCAGAAATCGCCGAAGAGATCGCCGACGTCGTTCAGGACGTCGGCAACTGA
- a CDS encoding DUF2971 domain-containing protein yields the protein MLWHYTTAEGLLGILSEGKIRAGSLDSLNDSSEGLYMSQRVIESARRNLREKDGAALASILGQPSYGPLSTAVACFCASDDLLGQWRAYSQGKGFAIGFDSKALAKRWITETREGVFAPVRYSLETAMETADRHGKEIADAWKAALPGGIEAVAADSFRGGEILESDVESLARQLCGLDSLIGPLLMSAAFHKDPHFTDEREWRLVTRLASPISKKDDGGGARSRDGGLAIYRAVKFQESPDDGPIRRVRVGPGLPFEEQGRALEWTLSAFGYNGVDVLESAVPLRFV from the coding sequence ATGCTTTGGCATTACACGACCGCTGAGGGGCTTTTGGGAATCTTGTCAGAAGGCAAGATCCGGGCGGGATCCCTAGACTCGCTTAATGACTCATCAGAGGGTCTGTATATGTCGCAGCGCGTGATTGAGTCGGCTCGCAGGAATCTTCGCGAGAAGGATGGTGCAGCGCTCGCTAGTATTCTCGGACAGCCTAGTTATGGCCCTCTTTCCACCGCAGTCGCGTGCTTCTGTGCAAGCGATGACCTATTAGGCCAATGGCGTGCTTACAGTCAGGGCAAAGGATTCGCGATTGGTTTTGACAGTAAAGCTCTCGCGAAACGATGGATCACAGAAACGCGTGAGGGTGTTTTTGCTCCAGTTCGGTACTCCCTCGAGACTGCTATGGAAACCGCCGACCGGCACGGAAAAGAAATTGCGGATGCCTGGAAAGCCGCACTTCCAGGTGGGATTGAAGCAGTCGCCGCCGATTCCTTTCGCGGAGGCGAAATCTTGGAGAGCGATGTCGAGTCTCTGGCGCGTCAATTGTGTGGGTTGGATTCGTTAATCGGCCCACTGTTGATGTCGGCGGCTTTTCATAAGGATCCACATTTCACTGATGAACGTGAGTGGCGATTGGTTACCAGACTCGCAAGTCCGATATCGAAGAAAGACGACGGAGGCGGCGCGCGCAGCAGGGATGGCGGGCTTGCCATTTATCGGGCGGTAAAATTCCAGGAGTCTCCGGACGATGGTCCGATACGCAGGGTCCGGGTCGGTCCGGGCCTACCTTTCGAGGAGCAAGGTCGGGCGCTAGAATGGACCCTCTCTGCTTTCGGGTACAATGGAGTTGACGTCCTAGAGTCTGCGGTGCCACTCCGGTTTGTCTAG
- a CDS encoding MerR family DNA-binding transcriptional regulator, which yields MTTVPTFKSRVLRPIDLARAVGLSAQAVRNYEDDGILPPAVRSANGYRQYTYLHLSALEAFLALARAASHSSARDIMRAVNSDRLDDALEVVDTVHSQLLKDRQTVRTIQSSLAAIDSEAPGKQSRISTFTIGDLAHRLGVTSTTLRGWEQAGILSPTRHASTGHRHYTGEDVRDAELAHLLRRGGQRLSSIAMIIREIRNAGSTTALREATTQWHARLNEQGRALLRASGLLANYVNERAVPNENTPSEAAPF from the coding sequence GTGACTACCGTACCAACCTTCAAATCTAGAGTGCTTCGCCCTATCGATCTTGCCCGAGCGGTCGGGCTATCCGCCCAGGCCGTGCGCAACTATGAAGACGACGGCATTCTGCCGCCCGCTGTCCGCAGTGCGAACGGCTACCGCCAGTACACCTACCTGCATCTGTCGGCGCTCGAAGCCTTCCTCGCTCTCGCAAGAGCGGCCTCACACTCGTCAGCCCGCGACATCATGCGAGCTGTCAACAGTGACCGACTCGATGACGCGCTTGAAGTCGTCGACACTGTGCACAGTCAGCTGCTCAAGGACCGCCAGACGGTCCGTACGATCCAATCGTCTCTCGCAGCCATCGACTCCGAGGCCCCAGGGAAGCAGTCGAGGATTTCGACTTTCACCATCGGAGACCTGGCCCATCGCCTGGGCGTTACTTCCACCACCCTGCGGGGGTGGGAGCAGGCAGGCATTCTTTCGCCAACCCGCCACGCGAGTACCGGGCACCGTCACTACACAGGCGAGGATGTCCGAGACGCCGAGCTTGCCCACCTGCTACGGCGGGGAGGGCAACGACTCAGCAGCATCGCGATGATCATCCGAGAGATCCGAAACGCAGGAAGCACCACCGCCCTGCGAGAAGCAACCACCCAATGGCACGCGCGACTGAACGAGCAAGGCAGAGCCCTCTTGAGGGCTTCCGGACTGTTAGCGAACTACGTCAACGAGCGAGCCGTCCCGAATGAGAACACACCTTCTGAAGCAGCCCCGTTTTAG
- a CDS encoding putative immunity protein, protein MTAPSSRPGTQTLSGRQTTRGDFTLSAEELRAVTVFAVAAALEVLPIFEDVCPEDMRPRQAIEAAQLVIDGAPRSRIQRLAAPAEHRAAKLAPSPAARHAAMAAGDAGASMYLHPLAPASQVAHILRAPAHTACAWEHAAVHGSEASQASLARAVERATPGLLAVLMRYPRASQGTSRISEYMALLDDALPEAAMGENLRSGVRS, encoded by the coding sequence ATGACGGCACCCTCCTCGCGCCCTGGCACCCAGACACTTTCCGGTCGCCAAACAACACGCGGCGACTTCACCTTGTCTGCCGAAGAACTGCGTGCAGTCACGGTCTTCGCCGTCGCGGCGGCACTGGAGGTTTTGCCGATTTTCGAGGACGTTTGCCCTGAAGACATGAGGCCTCGGCAAGCGATCGAGGCTGCTCAGCTTGTGATCGATGGTGCCCCACGTTCCCGTATCCAGCGTCTGGCTGCGCCTGCCGAGCACCGGGCAGCGAAGCTCGCTCCTTCCCCTGCGGCGCGCCATGCCGCTATGGCAGCCGGTGATGCCGGGGCCTCGATGTATCTTCACCCCTTGGCTCCTGCCAGCCAGGTCGCGCACATTCTTCGAGCGCCAGCCCACACCGCATGTGCCTGGGAACACGCAGCAGTCCACGGTTCCGAAGCGTCGCAAGCCTCCCTGGCGAGAGCTGTCGAGCGTGCAACTCCCGGACTCTTGGCGGTGCTGATGAGATACCCACGAGCTTCCCAAGGTACGAGTCGTATCAGCGAGTACATGGCTCTTCTTGATGACGCTCTGCCCGAGGCCGCTATGGGTGAGAATCTTCGGTCGGGAGTGCGCTCATGA
- a CDS encoding putative immunity protein, with the protein MILSKVRDPRLITIRRGGSLTDEHHQLLTLWAARCAEHVLPLFENVCPDDLRPRLAIDAARTWVRGDMNMMQARAVGGHSMGAARPLRGAARFAAYAAGQAACVPHVAEHDLGAAAYAIKAIQAAATPEKAELAGIRERDWQRDQLPPEIRDLVLEDQRRRNDICWHVFSPTQTPTPMPRKGYPFSSREACILS; encoded by the coding sequence ATGATTCTCTCTAAGGTTCGTGACCCTCGACTCATCACCATTCGACGCGGAGGATCGCTCACCGATGAGCACCATCAGTTGCTGACATTGTGGGCAGCTCGCTGTGCTGAGCATGTTCTGCCGTTGTTCGAGAACGTCTGTCCCGACGACCTGCGCCCACGTCTCGCAATCGATGCCGCAAGGACCTGGGTTCGAGGGGACATGAATATGATGCAGGCCCGGGCCGTCGGTGGCCATTCCATGGGCGCGGCGCGTCCGCTCCGTGGCGCGGCACGGTTCGCCGCCTACGCTGCCGGCCAAGCCGCATGTGTTCCCCACGTTGCAGAACACGACCTCGGAGCCGCCGCCTACGCGATCAAGGCCATCCAAGCGGCCGCAACCCCTGAGAAAGCGGAGCTCGCCGGGATCCGCGAACGCGACTGGCAACGCGACCAGCTACCACCCGAGATCCGCGACCTCGTACTCGAAGATCAACGGCGCCGCAACGACATCTGCTGGCACGTCTTCTCCCCAACTCAAACACCCACTCCAATGCCAAGAAAGGGGTATCCATTTAGCTCCCGTGAAGCCTGTATTCTGAGCTAA